TGCATGTACGCCAATTCCTTGAGCTTGAGCGCGCCTTCGAGTGCTACCGGATAGCCGACATGTCGTCCCAGGAACAGGATGCTGGAGGACTGCGCGTACTGGCGGGCAAGGTCGGCCACCGGATCCATCACCGAGATGACTCGCTCGATCTGCTCCGGCATCGCCTCCAGCTCGCGATACTCACGGGCCACCTCGTCGGGGTACTTGGTACCGCGAGCCTGGGCCAGGGCAAGGCCCACAATGTAGTTGGCGGTCACCTGGGCCAGGAAGGTCTTCGTGGCGGCGACACCGATCTCCGGCCCCGCACGCGTGTACAGCACCGCGTCGCATTCCCGGGGAATCTGCGAGCCGTTGGTGTTGCAAACCGCCAGCACCTTGGCCTTCTGCTCCTTGGCGTGCCGCACCGCTTCCAGGGTGTCAGCGGTCTCGCCCGACTGCGAGATGGCGACGACCAGCGTGCTGCGATCCAAAACCGGGTCCCGGTAACGGAATTCGCTTGCCAGCTCGATCTCCACCGGCAGCCGAGTCCAGTGTTCGATGGCGTACTTGGCCAGCAGACCGGAATGGAACGCCGTGCCACAGGCCACCACGAACACCTTGTCGATATCGCGCAGCTCCTGATCGGAGAGCCGCTGCTCGTCGAGCACGATCCGACCAAGGTCGAAGTGCCCCAACAAGGTGTCGGAAACCGCTGCAGGCTGCTCGGCGATCTCCTTGAGCATGAAGTACTCGTAACCGCCCTTTTCCGCGGCCGACAGGTCCCAGTCGATGGTGAATACCCGTGCGTTGTCGGTGTCGTCATTACCGGCGAAGTCGGTGATCTGGTAGCCGTCGGCGGTGATGACGACTATCTGGTCCTGCCCCAATTCGACGGCGTTCCTGGTGTATTCGATGAACGCGGCGACGTCCGACCCGAGGAACATCTCGCCGTCGCCGATGCCGACCACCAGCGGGGTGGACCGACGTGCGGCCACAATCGTGCCCGGATCGTCACCGTGCGAGAAGACCAAGGTGAAGTGTCCCTCGAGCCGGCGCACCACGGCCTGCACCGAGGCCACGAAGTCACCGGCGGTGTCTCCCGACTCGTATTGGCGCGCCACCAAGTGCACGGCCACCTCGGAATCGGTATCGCTCGCGAACTCGACGCCAGCAGCCTCCAGCTCGGCGCGCAGCACCGCGAAGTTCTCGATGATCCCGTTGTGAACCACCGCCACCTTGCCGGTGGCATCCCGGTGGGGGTGTGCATTGCGGTCAGTGGGTGCACCGTGGGTCGCCCAGCGGGTGTGTCCCATCCCGGTGGTCGCGGCGAACGATTCGCCGGATTCCGCGATCGCGGCCTCCAGGTTCGCCAGCCGGCCCGCTTTCCGCTGCACCAGGAGTCCACCGCTGCCATCGGCCAGCGCAACACCGGCAGAGTCATAGCCCCGGTATTCGAGCCGCCGCAGCGCCTCGAGGACGACACCAAGGGCGTCCCGGTGGCCGACGTACCCGACGATTCCGCACATAGCCCACCAGGGTAGTTCAGTTCCCGCTGCGGTCCGCAGGCGCCAACGATCCGCTACGGTCATGCAATGGCGAGTACCCGCACGCTATTCAAAGCCCTGACCCGCCGTGGTCCGCACAAAGTGCTGCGCGGCAACCTGGCCTTCGCGGGGGTGACCGGCGTCGTCTACACACCGGATTCCGGCTTCAATCTGCCCGCGGTGGCGTTCGGACACGACTGGCTGACCGGCACGGACAAGTATCGCGCGACCCTCGAACACCTCGCGTCCTGGGGAATCGTCGCCGCTGCCCCCGATACCGAGAAGGGGTTGATCCCGTCACACCTGAATCTGGCCGCCGACTTGGCCACAACACTCGAGATCGTGACTCGAGTACGTCTGGGCGACGGCAAGATCAGCGTGCATCCCACCAAGCTCGCGCTCGTCGGTCACGGCCTGGGTGCCTCCGCGGCGGTTTTCGCGGCGACGCGTACCCCTGCTCTCGTGGACAAGAAGAATCGGCCCGTAGGCGCCAAGGCCGTGGCGGCGCTGTTTCCCAGCGCAACTCAGCCGCCGGTAGAAGACGGAGCCGCCGGCTTGACCATCCCCGGCCTGGTGCTGACGAGCGGCGATGACGCGCACTCGCTGCGATCCAATGCCGTCGCGCTCACCCGCGCCTGGCCGGGTGCCGAGTTGCGGTATATCGCCAAAGCGAAGTCCAGTGGACTGCCCGAGCACAGCTGGCTTCGTAGGTTCGTCGGCCTCGGCGGATCCAACCGGGCCACCCAGCGCAACACCCGCGCCCTGTTGACCGGATATCTGCTGTTCCAGCTTGCGGGTGACAAGCGCTACCGGGATTTCGCGGACCCGGCGGCCGAACTGCCGAACAGCTCGCCACCGGAAGCCGTCGAGCAGGAGATCAGCCAGCTCGATCGCGTGCAATCGCTGCTGAGATAGTCAGCGCCGCCACCGCTGCCAGCGGTAGACGTCGTCCTCGTCGAAATCTGATTCGGTCAGGTAGATCTGCGCTGGTACGCGCAGTTCGGCGCCCTGCCCGGAGGTCTGTTCTTCGACTTCTTCCCGAGCCGCATCCGCCTCGTCTCGCAGCTCGTCGAGCATGCTCTCGAAGTCCGAGACGATGCCTGCCAGTGCATCGGTGATATCGATCATCGTCCGGCCTTGGGCAGTTCGTCGGCAGCGATCTCACATGGCGTCTCACCGGTCTCCGTGCCTGCGGCCTGAGCCTTCGCAGACGGGCTTGCAGGTCCCGCGGACGGCAAGGGCGAGGGCTGCGGTGCGGCGGCAGGCTGTGGCTCGGGATGCGCAGTCGGGGCCGGCTGCTGAGCCTGAACCGGAGGCGGGTTCACCGGCGCGGTAGCACCGGCGGGCTGCGCCGACATACCGGGGGGCGGAACCGTGCCCGGCGGCGTGGTACCGAACGGCGCTCCAGGCGTCGTCTGGCCCGCCGGGGCGGGAGCGGCTTCCAGTCCTCCAGCGCCCGCCAATTGGACGCCCGAGGTCGGTGCGGGTTTGCCGTCCGTCGCGAACGTCGCCCCGGCATCCGTGCGTGCCTCCTGGATCGCGGCATCCTTGGCCGCCGCCATCTTGGTGTCCGGATCCTTCTTGTCGGTCTTGTCATCGACCTTGTCGGCAGCCTCGTCGGCCTTGCCGTCGATCTTGTCGTCCGGGCCCGGCTCGCCGCCCTGTCCCATCTGGTCGAATGGGATGTTGGACAGCCCCTCTGTGATTGCACTGACGATTCCGCTCGCCGCCTGACCGATCGATCCCAGCGCACCGGTCATCGCACCGGTCAGACCGCTGACGATCTGGCTCGGGTCCATACCCTGCTGCCCCTGCCCTTGCCCGGCGCCCTGCTGCTGTCCAACACCGGACATCTGCCCACCCTGGTTGCCCAGCGCAGACGCGGGGGTAGCCGTGCCTTGCATCCCGCCGCTCGCGGTGCCACCGGCCGATCCGCTGTCGCCACCGCTCTGGGCGCCACCGGTATCGCTGCCGCCGGGCGCCTCGGACTTGCCCTTGCGGTCTTTGTCCTTGGGCTTGGATTCAGAATTGTTGTCGGCGTCGTACTCCGGCCCGAACTGACCGGGCGGCGACTTGAACTCCGGAGGCAACTCCTGCTTGAGACCGTTGATCAGGGTGTCGTACGCCTCGCCGCCCTTGGCCCATGCCGTCTTCATGGCCGGCAGCCACTTGCCCTCGATGTTCTGCTGAACATGCGGACCGATCTTGGTGGCGTTGGTCTCGTCGGCGACGGATTTGTCGCCGGTCCCGGTCTTGTACGTCGCGACGGCGCTGTCGAACGATGCCCGGTCGGTCACCAAACCGTCGACCATCGTCGTGGCCTGCTTCTTCAGGTCGACGATGTTCCAGAGCGCCTCCCGCAACCCGTCCAGCCCGGTGGACACCTTCCCGAACTCTCCGGTCACGGCGTCGGCGGTGGAGTTGTGCGTCCTCAGAAACTGATTGGCGGCTTCCGAGCCCTTGCCTTCCCACATCCCCATGAGCTGCTGCAGCTGTCCGTGCTGCCGCTCGGCCGCGGACTTCATGGTGGTCACCGCACCCTTGAACAACTCAAGGTCCGCACCGAGCGCATTTAGGTCCATGCCGGCATCCATGTCGTACCAATCGAACAGCTGGCGCTCGTTGGCGGTCAGATCCGGGTTGGTGATCGTGACAGGCGACTTACCGTTCCCCCGGATCGCGGCCGTCGTGTAGTTCTGGGAGTTCGCGACCGCCTGGATTCCCTCGCTGCGGAGCGACTCGATGTCGTATCTACCGGCCATCGGCTGCCGCCATCCGTGCGGCGTTCTTGGCTTCCCGATCGGCATACCGCTGCGCCGTGGCCCGAAGTTGCTCGGCGATCACGGTGTTGGTGCGCTGCCAGTTCTCGAGATGAGCGACCACCTCGCGCAGCCCGGTCCTGACCGCATCGCCCTTGGCCGTGTGCCAACGCCCGGCCGACGCCCCGCCAAAAGACAAACCACGCAGCTGCTCTACTGCCTTTTGCAGCTCGTTGGCCACGTTGTCGAACTCTCCAGCGACCCCCCGGACACCAGCGACATTGATCGAGGTTTCTCCCATATTGACTACGACGGGTCCCTACCGATTCCGGTTCCATCTTTTTTCACCGATCTACCGCCCGATGCATCTTCCCGTTCAACCGCTTGGTCGGGTAGGGTCGCCGCATGCGCATTGGAACCACGCTGAGCTATGCCGGCGGATTCACCGAAGTTGTCGACGAGCTCGCTGAGCTGGAGAAAGTCGGACTGGATATCGCGTTCGTCGCCGAAGCGTACTCGTATGACGCCGCGAGCCAACTCGGGTACCTCGCCGCCAAGACGTCCACGGTGAAGCTCGCCTCGGGCATCTTCCAGCTCTACACCCGTACCCCCACCCTGCTGGCGATGACGGCGGCCGGTCTGGACTACGTCTCCAACGGCCGCTTCGTCCTCGGCATCGGAGCCTCCGGCCCGCAGGTCATCGAAGGATTCCACGGCGTGAAGTACGACGCCCCGCTGGGCCGCACCCGCGAAACCGTCGAGATCTGCCGCAAGGTCTGGCGCCGCGAACGCCTCGAATTCGAGGGCAAGTACTTCACCGTGCCGCTGCCCCCGGAGCAGGGCACCGGCCTGGGCAAGGCACTGAAGCTGATCAATCACCCTGTGCGTGACCGTATTCCGGTGCTCATCGCTGCGCTCGGCCCCAAAAACGTGGCGCTCACCGCCGAGATCGCCGAGGGCTGGCAGCCCATCTTCTTCCTGCCCGAGAAGGCCAACGACGTATGGGGCGCGGCCCTGGCCGAGGGCAAGGCCAAGCGCGATCCGTCGCTCGGAGATCTCGAGGTTTACGCCGGGCCCGCTCTGGCGATCGGTGACGACGTCGAGGCGCTGTACGGATTCGTGAAGCCAAGCCTGGCGCTGTACATCGGCGGTATGGGCGCCAAGGGCAAGAACTTCTACCACAACCTCGCGACCGCCTACGGGTTCGGCAAGGAAGCCGACACCATCCAGGAGCTCTACCTGGCGGGCAAGAAGGCCGAAGCCACCGACGCGGTGCCGGACGAGCTCGTCAGGAACGTCTCGCTCATCGGACCCAAGAGCTTTGTGGCCGAACGCGTTGCGGCCTTCAAGGAGGCCGGTGTGACCACCCTCAACGTGGCGCCGCTGGCAGCCGATGCGGCCGGTCGTATCAAGCATGTCGAGGCACTGCGCGAGCTGCTCTGATTCGCGCGTCGTTCGCATTGCGTTCGACGTGTGTTCGTCCTGCGCCCCGAAGGTAGAGGGATGACAGCCATCCCGCGCCGTACCGTCCTGCGCGCCGCCCTACTCGGGCTTGCGATAGCTCCGGCCACCGCGGCGTGCGGACCGGCACTGGTGACAACGCGTCCCAAGCTGACGCACGGGATCGCGAGCGGATTTCCTCGCCCCGACGGCGCGGTGATCTGGGCACGCTCGGATCGACCGGCCACCATGATTGTCGAAACGGCGGCCACCGAAAGCTTCTCGGATGCACGACGTTTCAGCGGTCCGGCGCTCACGCCGGACACGGACGGCACCGGGCGGTTTCGCCTCACCGGGCTGCCTGCCGACACCGAGGTGCACTACCGAGTGACCCTCGATTCGGACGGAACGCTGAGCGAGCCCGTCACCGGCGTCTTCCGAACGGCACCGGCATCCGCGCGAAATGTGCGGCTGATCTGGTCCGGCGACGTGGCGGGACAGGGGTTCGGCATCAATCCAGACCTGGGTGGGATGAAGATCTTCCGCACCATGGCGGACCGGAATCCGCAGTTCTTCATCCACAGCGGGGACACCGTCTACGCGGATGTGCCGATTCCGGAAACACTGACACTGCCCGACGGGAGGGTCTGGCGCAACGAGACATCGGAGGCGAAAAGCGCTGTCGCACAAACCCTCGACCAGTATCGAGGACAACACGCGTACAACCTCACCGACGCCAACTATCGGTACTTCAATGCGCGCGTGCCGCAGCTGGTGCAGTGGGATGACCACGAGGTGCTCAACAACTGGTACCCCGGCGAGATTCTCGACAGCGACAAGTACACCGAAAAGCGCGTCGACGTGCTCGCCGGGTACGGGCACCGGGCATTCCACGAATGGCAGCCGATCGAACCCCGCGAAACCGTGGACGGCCGCGTGTACCAACGAGTCTCCTACGGTCCACTGCTAGACGTATTCCTTCTCGACATGCGCAGCTACAAGGACCCCAACTCCCCCAACCGGCAACCGCGCGGCGCCATCTTGGGTGCCGCCCAGACAGAATGGCTGATCGACGCGCTGGCCTCGTCGAAGGCGGTGTGGAAGATCGTCGCCAACGACCTGCCACTGGCACTGGTGGTACCCGACGGAAAGACCGACTTCGAGGCCGTCGCGAACGGCGACGACGGCCAACCCCTCGGGCGGGAAACCGAGCTGGCGCATATCCTCTCACAACTCAAGGCACGACAGGTCCACAACGTCGTGTGGTTGACGGCCGATGTGCATTACACCGCGGCACATGAATACTCACCGACTCGGGCCGCATTCACCGATTTCGATCCGTTCTGGGAGTTCGTGTCGGGTCCGCTCAATGCGGGTGCCGGACAAGAGAAGCCACTGGACGCAACCTTCGGCCCGCGAGCCGATTTCGTCCACGCCGCCCCGGCCGATCAGTCGTCACCGCTGGACGGTTACCAACACTTCGGACAGATCGACATCGATGGCGGCAGCGGTGACCTGACGGTCACCCTGTGCGACGCCGTGGGCTCGGCGCTGTACACACGCACCCTGGCGCGCACCTAGACCGCGCCGACCACCTGAGCCACACGTTCGGCAAGACGCTGGGCGGTCGACTGCTCGTCGGCTTCCACCATGACCCGCACGAGCTGTTCGGTTCCGGAGGGACGCAACAGGATTCGACCATTGCCGGCAAGCTCGGATTCCACTGCGGCGACCGCGGCCAGCACCTCGGGCGCCTGTGCCACGGTGTGCTTGTTCGAGACCGGCACATTGATGAGCGTTTGCGGCAGGCTGCGCATGGCGGACGCGAGCTCGGCCAGCGACTTACCCGTCTGCGCCATGCGCGACATGAGACGCAGACCGGTGACGATGCCGTCGCCGGTGGTGGCCAGGGAAGGCAGCACGATGTGGCCGGATTGTTCACCGCCTAAAGCGAATTGGCCCGCGCGCAATTCTTCCAGCACATACCGGTCGCCGACACCGGTCACCTTGACGTCGATGCCCGCGGCGCGCATGGCGATATGCAGACCCTGATTGCTCATCACCGTGGTGACCAGGGTGTTGGCGGTCAGCTCGCCGGCTTCGGCCATTGCCTCGGCAAGCACGACCATGATGGCGTCACCATCGATGACGTTCCCATCGGCATCCACGGCGAGACACCTGTCGGCATCTCCGTCGTGCGCGAGCCCGAGATGCGCACCATGGGCGCGAACCGCCTCCTGCAGTGGACCGAGATGCGTTGACCCACAGCCATCGTTGATGTTGAGCCCGTCGGGGTCGGCATTGATGTCGACCACGAGAGCACCCGCCGCCCGGTAGGCCAGCGGCGCCGCGTCCGAGGCCGCCCCGTGCGCACAATCGACCACGACGGTGACTCCGCCGAGCGGGTGGGTGGAGGCGTTCTCGACGTGATGCAGATACCGGTCGAGGGCGTCCACCGCATCGCGCACCCGCCCGATCCCGCCGCCGGTAGGACGTATGGAAAGGGCTTCCAGCTGCGCCTCGATGGCCGCCTCTGCGTCATCGTCGAGTTTGTGGCCGCCGGCGCCGAAAATCTTTATTCCGTTGTCTGGCATGGGGTTATGCGAAGCCGAGATCATGACACCGAAGGCCGCGTCATACGCGCCCGTCAGGTACGCCACCGCCGGGGTGGGCAGCACACCCACGCGCAGCACGTCGACACCTTCTGCCGCGATACCCGCGACCACGGCTGCCTCCAGCATCTCACCGCTGGCACGTGGATCGCGGCCCACCACGGCCACGGCGTGCGCACGCCCGAGGGACCGTGCCGCAGCGGCGCCGAGGGCCATCGCAAGCTCAGCCGTCAGATCGGCATTCGCGACACCCCGCACGCCGTCGGTGCCAAACAAACCCATGCACTTAACCTCTCACACCCAATTGGGCCCAATAACGCGATTGCGCCGACACACAGGTGTGTGCCGGCGCAATACGCGGACGAACAGAATCGATCAGCGCTTCGAGTACTGAGGCGCCTTGCGGGCCTTCTTGAGACCGTACTTCTTGCGCTCGATCGCACGGGGGTCACGAGTCAGGAAGCCGGCCTTCTTCAGCACCGGGCGGTCCTCGGGCTCCACGATGATGAGTGCACGGGCGATGGCCAGGCGCAGCGCGCCGGCCTGGCCCGAGGGGCCGCCACCGGTCAGGTGGGCGTAGATGTCCACGCTGTCGAGGCGGTTCACCGAGACCAGCGGGGCCTTGATGAGCTGCTGGTGCACCTTGTTCGGGAAGTACTCCTCCAAGCTGCGGCCGTCCAAGTGGAACTTGCCGGTGCCGGGGACGAGACGAACCCGGACAACGGCTTCCTTGCGGCGGCCGACGGTCTGGATGGGCTTGTCGATGATGACCGGTCCGCGAGGAGCGGCCTTGACCTCGGTCTCGGCGGTCTCTTCAACCACGACCTCGACGAGCTCCTGGTCACCGCTTTCCACGGTGTTCTCGGCGTCTTCTGCGGGAGTCTGCTCTTCGGCGATATCGGTCACTGAGCCACCTGCTTAATCTCGAACGGGATCGGCTGCTGTGCGGCGTGCGGGTGCTCGGCACCGGCGTACACCTTCAGCTTGCGCTCGATCTGACGGCCGAGCTTGTTCTTGGGCAGCATGCCGATGATTGCCTTCTCCACCGTGCGAGTGGGGAACTTCTCCAGCTGCTCGCCGATGCTGCGCTTGCGCAGACCGCCCGGGAAACCCGAGTGACGGTAGGCGAACTTGTCGGTGAGCTTCTTGCCGCTCAGGGCAATCTTCTCGGCATTGATGATGACGACGAAATCGCCACCATCGGCATGGGGGGCGTAGGTCGGCTTGTGCTTGCCGCGCAGCAGAGTGGCTGCTTGAACGGCAAGACGGCCGAGCACCACATCCGTGGCGTCGATGACATACCAGCTCGTGGTGATGTCACCCGCCTTCGGCGTGTAGGTAGGCACAGTCTTTCCTTGTCTACTCGGGTGGATCCCCGGACGGTTTGAGCCGTTCAGGGGGCTGGTCGTGGCGAACGGTGGAGGTTGATCTCGGCGACCAGTGGTGACCCGAGCCTCGTGTGCATGACATACCGCACGCCAGCGGAGGAGTTTACCGGGACACGTCGCCGCAGGTCAAAACGCGGCCAAGCCCCTTGCATGGGACAGGACATCCAGTGGTCCCACAAACAAAACCGTGGGGCCTTGGTGGCTCTCCTCCACCAAGGCCCCACAGGGTCTTCAAACAACCGTCGGCGATTTAGCCGTGCCAGGCACCCGCGGCGCTCTGGTCGGTGTGCTGCGCGTCCTGGTTGCCCTGGTCAACCTTCGAGTTGAGCTGGGTCAGGATCTGGTTGAGGTCCTCAGCGGACTGGTGCCAGGCCTTCTGGTACTCCTGGTACGCAGTCGCTTCCTGACCCTCGGCCTGCTGGACCAAGGGCTGGATGTCGTGCTGCAGTTCCTCGAGACCGGCCTGGAACTTGTTGATGATGCCCTTGACATCCGCAACCAACGCGTCAATCTCGCCGTGGTTATAAGTAATCTGCATGGTCAATCCCCTTTGCTTGTGATGTCTTTGATGACTGGTACGAGACGCTTAGAAGGTCTGGCTCTCGTCCATCTCCTGGATCCGACGCTTGTTCGACTCCATGGTGTCGTGAATCCCGATCAGCACCTTCTGGATGTCGCCCATCTCCTGATCGAAACGAGCCATCGCCTCGTCAAAGGCGTGCCGCGCCTGACCCTGCCACGTGCTGGTGCCCACGGCTACGCGGTCCCGCAGCTGGGACTGCATCGCGGTGAACTCCTGGTACTTGCCGTCGATCTTCTTGGCAGTGGAATCGAGCAACGCCAGGTCATTCTGAAAAACAGCCACTTCAGTTCCTCCCTTGTCCCCAGGCCCGGCCAGTCACGGGTGTGACGTCCGGTTTCTGGCCGGTTTTGTCCTTACAACTAGATACGATGGCCCGACCGTCAGATCGGTTCCATCTTTTTCAAAGTTTTTTTCAGCAATCTTTCTAGCTACCCGACTTTACCGCACGAGCAGTACGAATTGCTAGTTCACAGGCCTGATTGACGTCAGAATAGCTACCTTTCTTGTATTGACAGCCAACGCCTATCCGCAGGTCGTTGTCGAGAAGAACCGTCCACGCGATGTCATGGCCTTCCCGAACCTCGGTATAGGTGACCGCCGGCCGCTCCATCTTGGTGTCGTCGGCCTTGAAATCCGTGAACACCCCCGGTGGCTCCTTCTGCATGGCGGCTCGCAATGTGTCGGCCGTGGCAGCCAAGGTCTCGCTGGACTTCACCCGCACCTGGGTCACATGCACCATCGCCTCGGGGTCCTTGGGCGAGATCACCTCGACCCGAGCCGATCCGGCGCCGCCCGCGGGTATCCGGCGCACCGCCCACTCGGCGGGCACCATGAGCTGCACACGACCCTCCACCAGCAGCGAGGTCGCCACCACGGGAGTCGTCGGTGCCGGCCGCTCCCGCGTGGACGCCACCGTCAGCACGACACCCGTCACCACGATCGCCGCGGCCAGCCCGATCGCGGCGGCCGGCCACCACCTGGGAAACCGCGGGGCAGATCTGGGAGGGCTTGCCGGTGTCCACTCGGAGGTCCTCGCAGCGGCAGGCTCCTCGGCGGCCTCGTCGGTGAACGCCGAGATGCGGGGAACCTGGCCGATATCGCGGAACACCGAATCCTCGGCCACCTGCGAAACCCCGGGAGTCAGTCCGATCCGGTCGATCGCGTCCACGATCGCCTCGCCCATCTCGGTGTCGGACGAGTCGACGAGGATCGCGGCGACGCCGGTGGGTTCGTTGCGAACCACTTCCTCGACCGCACGTCCCACCGCCCGTGCGACCTCGCCCGCGCTCTTGGTCTCCCAGGACCGATCTTCGAGATGACGAACCGTGGCGGCCGGCTCGCCATCGGACCCGTGTCCGACGACGGTGATGGCGACCTCGGCAGCTGCCACCTCGACCACGACAAATGAGCGGCCGGACAGATCGGCCCGCACGCCTCGCTCGGCGAGCGCAAAGGCCCGTGACCGGACCGTCAACGTCGCCGCCATCATCCGCGCGGCACTCGACAACAAGGTGCGCCGCCCGGAACTCCACGTCGTGGGGTGGATCAGCACCATGGAATCGAGGCTGACGGGCGCATTCCGGTCGGTGAGTAATGACTCGAACAACGCCGCCCACAGTGCGCGGGACGGAACCACACGACCGGGCAACAGAGCCATCTCGTCGTCGAGTGCGGCTACCGCCGACCGCACATCGGAACGACCGGCTTCTCGGACACCGTCATCGGTTCGCGCCCGGACGGCGGTCTCGGTCACCTCGATCGCTACCCGCGCCCCTGCCAGCGGGTCGCGATCGAGAATCACTGCGGATCGCTCCAAGCCACCTGGATCAGTTGTTGACCGCCCGAGCGCATGACCAGGGTGCCGCGGCCCGGTGGCTGCTCGCTCGGCCGAACCGTACCGAGCAGGACACCTTCATCCTTGTTACCGCTCATCTGCAGACCGATGCAGGAGAGGTCCTTCATCCGGGCCATCATCGGCTCGAACATGGCACGCGAAGCACCGCTGGTGCGGCGGGCGATGACGACGTGCAGGCCGATGTCCTTCGAGTGCGGCAGGTACTCGGCCAGCGGCAGCAGCGGGTTTCCGCTCGCCAGCGCCACCAAGTCGTAGTCGTCGACCAAGATGTAGATCTCGGGGCCCGACCACCAGGAGCGGTCACGCAGCTCTTGTTGCGTGACATCGGGTCCGGGCATCCGCGACTTGAGCAGCTCGATCAGTGCCGGTACCTCGTCCACCAGCGTGTTGCTCGACATCGCGTACTTGGCCAGATGCTCGGTCTCGACGACACCGAGCAAGGTGCGGCGATAGTCCACGATGAACAGCTGCACCTGCTGCGGGGTGGTGGTGCGGACGATCTCGCGGCACATGGTGCGCAACAGGCCTGTCTTGCCGCACTCGCTGTCGCCGAAGATCATCATGTGCGGCTGCTCGCCGAACTCCAGGTACGTCGGTGCCAACTCGGTCTCGTTGATGCCGACGAGGATGCGCAGGTTCGGTTGATCGTTTTGCGGCGCTTGTGGAACCAACGCGGCGTAGTCGATCTTGTGCGGCAGCATGCGCACCTGCGGG
The nucleotide sequence above comes from Mycobacteroides saopaulense. Encoded proteins:
- a CDS encoding WXG100 family type VII secretion target is translated as MQITYNHGEIDALVADVKGIINKFQAGLEELQHDIQPLVQQAEGQEATAYQEYQKAWHQSAEDLNQILTQLNSKVDQGNQDAQHTDQSAAGAWHG
- a CDS encoding WXG100 family type VII secretion target, whose amino-acid sequence is MAVFQNDLALLDSTAKKIDGKYQEFTAMQSQLRDRVAVGTSTWQGQARHAFDEAMARFDQEMGDIQKVLIGIHDTMESNKRRIQEMDESQTF
- a CDS encoding type VII secretion-associated protein, which produces MILDRDPLAGARVAIEVTETAVRARTDDGVREAGRSDVRSAVAALDDEMALLPGRVVPSRALWAALFESLLTDRNAPVSLDSMVLIHPTTWSSGRRTLLSSAARMMAATLTVRSRAFALAERGVRADLSGRSFVVVEVAAAEVAITVVGHGSDGEPAATVRHLEDRSWETKSAGEVARAVGRAVEEVVRNEPTGVAAILVDSSDTEMGEAIVDAIDRIGLTPGVSQVAEDSVFRDIGQVPRISAFTDEAAEEPAAARTSEWTPASPPRSAPRFPRWWPAAAIGLAAAIVVTGVVLTVASTRERPAPTTPVVATSLLVEGRVQLMVPAEWAVRRIPAGGAGSARVEVISPKDPEAMVHVTQVRVKSSETLAATADTLRAAMQKEPPGVFTDFKADDTKMERPAVTYTEVREGHDIAWTVLLDNDLRIGVGCQYKKGSYSDVNQACELAIRTARAVKSGS